A genomic region of Aureimonas populi contains the following coding sequences:
- a CDS encoding MFS transporter: protein MKRIVPIVLAVALFMENMDSTVIATSLATIADDIGTSPITLKLALTSYYVSLAIFIPISGRMADRFGARAIFQCAIGVFMLGSLACAVATSLEGFVAARFLQGMGGAMMTPVGRLLLVRAAPRSELVSAMAWFSIPAMIGPLVGPPVGGAISTYADWRWIFVINLPIGLVGILLAQRYLPWIEKVRDVRFDWPGFALSGLACAGLVFGLSVISLPALPPITGLLLSAGGAFFALLYVRHARVRERPLLDISLFRIPTLRAAVTGGGVFRLGAGAVPFLFPLMLQLGFGYSAFQSGLVTSISIGGAIAMKLCAKPLLKRFGFRSTLVATSLIGGAFMGMIGLVRPETPVALLVMLLLVGGFFRSLVFTSINAIAFADVSGPRTGDATAILAAFQQVCVAAGVAVAGAILEAGLVLEGRTVPSVENFAIAFYIVGGLTMLASLFFLRLSPHAGAEIAGRQVPVG from the coding sequence TTGAAACGCATCGTCCCGATTGTCCTCGCCGTCGCCCTGTTCATGGAGAACATGGATTCGACCGTGATCGCGACCTCGCTGGCCACCATCGCGGACGACATCGGAACGAGCCCCATCACCCTCAAGCTGGCGCTCACGAGCTATTACGTCTCGCTGGCGATCTTCATCCCCATCTCCGGCCGGATGGCCGACCGCTTCGGTGCCAGGGCGATCTTCCAGTGCGCCATCGGCGTCTTCATGCTGGGGTCGCTCGCCTGCGCCGTCGCCACCTCGCTCGAGGGCTTCGTGGCCGCGCGCTTCCTCCAGGGCATGGGCGGGGCCATGATGACGCCGGTGGGGCGCCTGCTGCTGGTGCGCGCGGCGCCCCGGTCCGAGCTCGTCTCCGCCATGGCGTGGTTCTCCATCCCCGCCATGATCGGCCCGCTCGTCGGCCCGCCGGTGGGGGGCGCGATCTCCACCTATGCCGACTGGCGCTGGATCTTCGTCATCAACCTGCCGATAGGGCTCGTCGGCATCCTGCTTGCCCAGCGATACCTGCCCTGGATCGAGAAGGTCCGGGACGTGCGCTTCGACTGGCCCGGCTTCGCCCTGTCCGGCCTTGCCTGCGCGGGGCTGGTGTTCGGCCTTTCGGTGATCTCCCTGCCGGCCCTGCCGCCGATCACCGGCCTTCTCCTGTCGGCGGGCGGAGCCTTCTTCGCCCTCCTCTATGTGCGCCACGCGCGGGTGCGCGAGCGCCCGCTGCTGGACATCTCCCTGTTTCGCATTCCCACCTTGCGGGCGGCGGTGACGGGCGGCGGTGTCTTCCGCCTCGGCGCCGGGGCGGTGCCGTTCCTGTTTCCGCTGATGCTCCAGCTCGGCTTCGGCTACAGCGCCTTCCAGTCCGGCCTCGTCACATCCATCTCCATCGGCGGGGCCATTGCCATGAAGCTGTGCGCCAAGCCGCTCCTGAAGCGCTTCGGCTTCCGCTCCACGCTCGTCGCCACATCGCTCATCGGCGGGGCCTTCATGGGCATGATCGGGCTCGTCCGGCCCGAGACGCCGGTGGCTCTTCTGGTGATGTTGCTGCTGGTGGGCGGCTTCTTCCGCTCGCTCGTCTTCACCTCCATCAACGCCATCGCCTTCGCGGACGTCTCCGGGCCGCGCACCGGCGATGCGACGGCGATCCTGGCGGCGTTCCAGCAGGTCTGCGTCGCGGCGGGGGTCGCCGTGGCGGGGGCGATTCTGGAGGCCGGCCTGGTTCTGGAAGGACGCACCGTTCCGAGCGTGGAGAATTTCGCCATCGCCTTCTACATCGTCGGCGGGCTGACCATGCTGGCGTCGCTGTTCTTCCTGCGCCTTTCGCCCCATGCGGGGGCCGAGATCGCCGGCCGGCAGGTGCCGGTCGGGTGA
- a CDS encoding RlmE family RNA methyltransferase: MSGRGDDRGLTVRVKKKRGIKESSRRWLERHLNDPYVRRSKADGYRSRAAYKLIEIDDRYKLLKPGMRIVDLGAAPGGWCQVSVERTRKGAEEPHVVGIDYLPVEPIPGATLLEMDFLDDAAPRKLLDALGGMPDIVLSDMAAPTTGHRRTDHLRTMHLCEVAADFAVRTLKTGGHFLTKTFQGGTEGELLAMLKKNFTSVHHVKPPASRDGSVELYLLAKSFRGARGRAVDENVGAGGEA; this comes from the coding sequence ATGAGTGGACGGGGTGATGACCGTGGACTGACCGTCCGCGTCAAGAAGAAGCGCGGGATCAAGGAATCGTCCCGCCGCTGGCTGGAGCGCCATCTGAACGACCCGTATGTGCGCCGCTCCAAGGCGGACGGCTATCGCTCGCGCGCGGCCTACAAGCTGATCGAGATCGACGACCGCTACAAGCTCCTGAAACCGGGGATGCGGATCGTGGATCTGGGCGCGGCGCCGGGGGGATGGTGCCAGGTGAGCGTGGAGCGCACGAGGAAGGGCGCCGAGGAGCCGCATGTGGTGGGGATCGACTATCTGCCGGTCGAGCCCATTCCCGGTGCGACCCTGCTGGAGATGGATTTCCTGGACGACGCGGCGCCGCGAAAGCTGCTCGACGCGCTGGGCGGGATGCCCGACATCGTTCTCTCCGACATGGCCGCGCCGACCACGGGGCACCGGCGCACCGACCATTTACGCACCATGCATCTATGCGAGGTGGCCGCCGACTTCGCCGTGCGCACGCTGAAGACCGGCGGCCATTTCCTGACCAAGACCTTCCAGGGCGGCACGGAGGGCGAGCTTCTGGCCATGCTGAAAAAGAATTTCACCAGCGTGCACCACGTCAAGCCGCCTGCCTCGCGAGACGGCTCGGTGGAGCTTTACCTTCTGGCCAAGAGCTTTCGCGGGGCGCGTGGGCGGGCAGTGGACGAGAACGTGGGAGCGGGCGGCGAGGCGTAA
- a CDS encoding Ppx/GppA phosphatase family protein: MPEGRELPAELSRKLRQAEEALGRAVRRSSEPERAVAGRGAVPGQARADAANGPARDGGRAGCAPAAGRASLAASQRGGGQGRENGEQGPAPVYAALDLGTNNCRLLVAVPTRPGQFRVIDAFSRIVRLGEGLSRSGSLGSAAMDRALGALEICSQKLSARQMAGARLIATEACRAAANGQEFLDRVRRETGLELTIVSRETEARLAVSGCGSLVDRSARGAVLFDIGGGSSEVALLDLREGHTRRLSNHIVAWTSLPVGVVSLAERFGGRHVTPELFQAMIDHVGEKIEAFPERNRLADIVGKPGFHLLGTSGTVTTLAGVQLGLERYDRRQVDGLWLTEPEVDRLVSTIAGWSFEERIANPCIGSERADLVLAGCAILEAIRRVWPARSLRVADRGLREGLLTEMMVADGVWRRGARTRSKAGA; the protein is encoded by the coding sequence ATGCCGGAGGGGCGCGAGCTGCCGGCCGAACTCTCCAGGAAGCTTCGCCAGGCGGAGGAGGCTCTCGGCCGGGCGGTGCGCCGGTCGTCCGAGCCGGAGAGGGCGGTGGCCGGCCGAGGGGCGGTTCCGGGGCAGGCGCGCGCCGACGCGGCCAACGGGCCCGCGCGCGACGGCGGCCGTGCGGGCTGCGCCCCGGCGGCGGGGCGGGCATCGCTGGCCGCCTCCCAACGGGGCGGCGGGCAAGGCCGGGAGAATGGCGAGCAAGGCCCCGCGCCGGTCTATGCGGCGCTGGATCTGGGCACCAACAATTGCCGGCTGCTCGTGGCGGTGCCAACGCGGCCGGGGCAGTTTCGGGTGATCGACGCGTTTTCGCGCATCGTGCGGCTCGGCGAGGGGCTGAGCCGCAGCGGCAGCCTCGGCTCGGCCGCGATGGACCGGGCGCTCGGCGCGCTGGAGATCTGCAGCCAGAAGCTCTCGGCGCGCCAGATGGCCGGCGCGCGGCTCATCGCAACGGAGGCGTGCCGCGCGGCCGCGAACGGGCAGGAATTCCTGGACAGGGTGCGGCGCGAGACGGGGCTGGAGCTGACCATCGTCAGCCGCGAAACGGAGGCGCGGCTGGCCGTCTCCGGCTGCGGCTCGCTGGTCGACCGCTCGGCCCGGGGCGCGGTGCTGTTCGACATCGGCGGAGGCTCCTCCGAAGTCGCGCTGCTCGATTTGCGCGAGGGCCATACGCGCCGGCTCTCGAACCATATCGTGGCGTGGACCTCGCTGCCGGTCGGCGTGGTTTCCCTGGCTGAGCGCTTTGGCGGGCGACATGTCACGCCCGAGCTTTTCCAGGCCATGATCGACCATGTGGGCGAGAAGATCGAGGCCTTCCCCGAGCGCAACCGGCTGGCCGACATCGTCGGCAAGCCCGGCTTCCACCTGCTCGGCACCTCGGGAACGGTGACGACGCTGGCAGGCGTTCAGCTCGGCCTGGAGCGATATGACAGGCGGCAGGTGGACGGGCTTTGGCTGACCGAGCCGGAGGTGGACCGGCTGGTGAGCACGATCGCGGGATGGAGCTTCGAGGAGCGTATCGCCAATCCGTGCATCGGCAGCGAGCGGGCTGACCTCGTGCTGGCCGGCTGCGCCATCCTGGAGGCCATCAGGCGGGTCTGGCCCGCGCGCTCCCTGCGGGTGGCCGATCGCGGGCTTCGCGAGGGGCTGTTGACGGAAATGATGGTGGCCGACGGCGTGTGGCGCCGCGGCGCCCGGACGAGATCGAAAGCAGGCGCATGA
- a CDS encoding RidA family protein, with product MVNRILQTPIMHRIVEHNGIVFLGGLIADDLSQSMGGQTAQICQKLDKLLAEAGTDKSKLLSAMLYVTDMSQKGEMNEAWTSWIEAPDLPTRATIGVADLGKNVLIEIVVTAAR from the coding sequence ATGGTCAACCGCATTCTCCAGACGCCGATCATGCATCGCATCGTGGAGCACAACGGCATCGTCTTCCTCGGCGGCCTCATCGCAGATGACCTGTCGCAGAGCATGGGCGGGCAGACGGCGCAGATCTGCCAGAAGCTGGACAAGCTCCTGGCCGAGGCGGGCACGGACAAGAGCAAGCTCCTCTCCGCCATGCTCTACGTTACCGACATGTCGCAGAAGGGCGAGATGAACGAAGCCTGGACGAGCTGGATCGAGGCGCCGGACCTTCCGACCCGCGCGACGATCGGCGTTGCCGATCTGGGAAAGAACGTCCTGATCGAAATCGTCGTCACCGCCGCGCGCTGA